The Osmia lignaria lignaria isolate PbOS001 chromosome 14, iyOsmLign1, whole genome shotgun sequence genome has a window encoding:
- the LOC117609063 gene encoding uncharacterized protein LOC117609063 isoform X4 — MSIAVAENAGPSPCELQDPLWVKMSAITGSITKKRKKSDAKPQSQINKCLNEKRRRNQENLFIDELAELISVTDMSSGKTDKRQILQRTVDQIRHIRQQEGSNSHAVQQGEVSSSNPNILSNDQVGPILLEALDGFLFVVNSEGRVEYVTDNITQYINYTKDDVLGKDIYNIIHHGDHNTFMPSLCPVSLGWTSEPQPQTRNRTFNCRFLVKPPDDKEETMEEKQQRVSKYEYLQICSALLPSNSDRLESGDVSSESSDIGPCVMCVARRIPPNEKPIGTPIEQFTVKLDTAGKIIAVDVSWLSPPYSNYLTTVGDLIGTTIKDVCHPHDLSKLTAHLNDTLQVGESTSGVYRLRVSPDKFLNIQTKSKLFKANVMNTHDTDFIMATNSIIGDNDLMPIEGGQLSNNKVCSGHSSNRCANNSNNNNGNNNNNVGGPLMSVAHLNGQVSGISGRGLAGTSSSSSASSHGGGVATSSNSIVFSAAESCNNPLPSLSTSNPFNHFSGNMDLEFELFPSSTWDLDSSSGWADRPESRASGPPNSRPPSQPAPTSPSPQGTFSSNSAVAPHCSPMRAFSPTSGNAAHTFSNSFPFSPLQESQTSSLTNSGASSVSANGAAALTPKRQDEGKTGCSAGNNQSAMDTSGNARNNSSNVAGTATTAGQQQTTVGVTATVVETQNSVVSTESGRLRNLLTKGASASEDSQDNTNNDSENQNKHRILKTLLNQQDEDDFHPEHNNKVRTSPSNMPKPSMDHSKSSLGNNMLLQLLNEKNDDEDEEARAGFKKRNELLQQLLKDQDDERKVQEQQCKSQNREEDPLLRSLGFRNTTPSPSQSGDNVGLGGSTQVGQKRPGEDGDLNIAVKRPMDGSHQVSSSGTSTNTTSKLWEKNKMLASLLAKQPPQPTTIPPIPASVISATPQDKLLRIGLKPQQPSQQSQSQSQQQQQQQQQQQQQQQQQQQQQQQQQQQPWTGGSMQSVGGNTITTTATSARTPLQSQSRQLPRQTTNTYLTHMLSQQQRPQMGQMDSEFTGSGEYRHTNADPTGWDNQSSDPDLSDILDQVIEFVPDEAIADSSAIANLLDAIEAPQNNALNEKMAINAIQKSLMLFETAVNPTSSTITIPGTPPAYSTTLVTTPVTTSHSYQPPPMYQQQPRMRLNTQPGVRQTTTQFTQQQQLQLQQQRTKLIQQQQQQQLKQRLLQQQQQQQLLIPSNATATDQITTGIHNIDNLLNNTVAPNVSLQRSSVPDSQVSPGYGGSVQMPSGHRLAHSYSHPSTLPQHPIVNNNFNSGQQVSAAARLSPHSPAGILSFTHPQPLSPRVTQGNYGNTPRLFNVNQVRSQQQPTVQQQLQQQQRSMPSPGTPASARQSPFPAETFPPPTSPTASQFPPGPNPGAPNPSAQYRLQRTTSTPSATTQLPGGVGSPRHYGGVSKEQPLLSPSHPHSGCNPATPTHNQHNVTNTQQHFSNQQHSSMIYHTTANTINTADMQNNQFCYDRTSVPLYSSGPGDTQDARPLPPGNASSTSEFVRQELRAIVGARTQQQQQQQRVPNNIQNNLSGQVSQDDLDALGLTYEMSPAGEAVVSDGPAKSWAIGSAGGAPSSSRTSMEEVARGDPKVNQSSLLQKLLSE; from the exons TAACAAGTGCCTTAACGAAAAAAGACGACGGAACCAGGAGAACCTGTTTATCGATGAGCTTGCCGAGCTGATTTCCGTCACGGACATGAGCTCTGGCAAGACTGACAAGCGCCAGATCCTTCAGAGAACCGTCGACCAG ATTCGGCACATTAGGCAACAGGAAGGCTCGAATAGTCATGCCGTTCAACAGGGGGAAGTGTCTTCATCGAATCCTAACATACTGTCCAACGATCAAGTTGGTCCTATTTTACTCGAG GCGTTAGATGGCTTTCTGTTTGTTGTAAATTCGGAGGGACGAGTGGAGTACGTAACGGATAACATAAcacaatatataaattatacgaAGGACGATGTGCTCGGCAaggatatttataatattattcatCATGGAGACCACAACACCTTCATGCCTAGCTTGTGCCCTGTGTCATTAG GCTGGACGAGCGAGCCGCAGCCCCAAACGAGGAATCGTACCTTCAATTGCCGCTTCTTGGTGAAGCCTCCTGATGATAAAGAAGAGACTATGGAAGAGAAGCAGCAACGAGTATCGAAATACGAGTATCTGCAGATCTGTTCAGCTCTTTTGCCAAGTAATAGCGATCGTCTGGAGAGCGGTGACGTATCATCCGAATCCTCGGACATCGGTCCTTGCGTAATGTGCGTGGCTCGCAGGATACCACCGAACGAGAAACCCATTGGTACCCCCATCGAGCAGTTCACTGTCAAGCTGGACACCGCGGGCAAGATTATCGCGGTTGATGTCAGCTGGCTGTCGCCCCCTTACTCCAACTACCTAACCACGGTAGGG GACCTGATTGGCACTACAATAAAGGATGTGTGCCACCCTCATGATCTCAGTAAGCTAACTGCACATTTGAACGATACGCTTCAAGTCGGTGAGAGTACCAGCGGTGTGTACCGGCTACGCGTTAGTCCTGATAAGTTCCTTAACATTCAAACAAAGTCAAAACTTTTCAAAGCAAATGTGATGAATACACACGATACCGACTTTATTATGGCCACCAATTCCATCATCGG GGACAATGACTTAATGCCTATCGAGGGTGGTCAGCTTTCCAACAACAAAGTGTGCTCTGGACACTCTAGTAACCGTTGTGcgaataatagtaataataataatggtaacaataacaataacgtgGGTGGCCCGCTGATGTCCGTGGCGCATCTGAACGGTCAAGTGAGTGGTATCAGTGGTCGGGGGTTGGCTggtacgtcgtcgtcgtcgtcagcGTCGTCGCATGGCGGCGGTGTTGCGACATCGTCGAACTCGATAGTGTTTAGCGCGGCCGAGTCTTGCAACAACCCCCTGCCGTCGCTAAGTACAAGTAATCCGTTCAACCACTTTTCGGGGAACATGGACTTGGAATTCGAGCTGTTCCCCAGTTCCACATGGGACTTGGATAGTAGCAGCGGGTGGGCAGATAGGCCCGAATCGAGAGCTAGCGGGCCACCAAATTCACGACCACCTTCCCAGCCAGCCCCGACATCTCCGAGTCCCCAGGGAACGTTCTCCTCTAATTCAGCGGTGGCGCCTCACTGCAGTCCCATGCGCGCGTTCAGCCCGACCTCAGGCAACGCAGCTCACACCTTCAGTAATTCGTTCCCCTTCAGTCCGCTTCAGGAATCACAGACGTCCTCCTTGACCAACAGCGGTGCTAGTAGTGTTAGTGCCAACGGGGCAGCTGCGCTTACCCCGAAACGTCAGGATGAAGGGAAGACTGGATGTTCGGCCGGCAACAACCAATCCGCCATGGATACAAGCGGGAACGCGAGAAACAACTCGAGCAACGTGGCCGGGACCGCTACCACCGCCGGTCAACAACAGACCACCGTCGGGGTGACCGCGACCGTTGTCGAAACTCAGAACAGTGTTGTGTCAACCGAGTCCGGTAGATTGAGAAACTTATTGACCAAGGGCGCTAGTGCTAGTGAGGACAGTCAGGACAATACGAATAACGATTCCGAGAACCAAAATAAGCATAGGATATTAAAGACCTTGTTGAATCAACAAGACGAGGACGATTTTCATCCGGAGCATAATAATAAAGTGCGAACCAGTCCTAGTAACATGCCGAAACCGAGCATGGACCATTCGAAATCTTCGCTTGGAAATAATATGCTGCTACAG TTATTAAATGAGAAAAACGATGACGAGGATGAAGAGGCTCGTGCCGGTTTCAAGAAACGGAACGAACTTTTGCAACAGCTCCTGAAAGACCAAGACGACGAGAGGAAAGTACAAGAGCAACAG TGCAAGTCACAGAATCGGGAAGAAGATCCTCTTTTGCGAAGTCTTGGCTTTCGGAACACCACGCCATCCCCGTCTCAATCGGGTGACAATGTTGGTCTCGGTGGTTCGACCCAGGTCGGTCAGAAGAGACCCGGCGAGGATGGCGATTTAAACATAGCTGTGAAACGTCCTATGGACGGTTCGCACCAGGTATCCTCATCGGGTACGTCCACCAACACGACCAGTAAACTCTGGGAGAAGAACAAAATGTTGGCTTCGTTGCTAGCTAAACAACCTCCTCAACCAACCACTATCCCACCAATACCTGCATCTGTGATATCGGCAACGCCACAG GATAAGCTGCTGCGCATAGGATTGAAGCCACAACAGCCGTCACAGCAGTCACAATCACAGtcgcaacagcagcaacagcaacagcagcaacaacaacagcagcaacaacaacagcagcaacaacaacaacagcaacagcagcaacccTGGACGGGTGGTAGCATGCAGTCGGTTGGTGGTAATACGATAACGACAACTGCAACTTCCGCGCGTACTCCTCTCCAAAGCCAGTCGAGACAACTACCTCGTCAAACAACCAATACCTACCTCACTCATATGCTAAGTCAg CAACAAAGACCCCAAATGGGTCAGATGGATTCGGAATTTACGGGCAGCGGGGAGTATCGTCATACAAATGCAGATCCAACCGGTTGGGACAATCAGTCATCAGATCCTGATCTTTCCGATATTTTGGATCAAGTGATCGAATTCGTACCAGACGAAGCTATCGCAG atTCGTCTGCGATAGCAAATCTCTTAGATGCGATCGAAGCACCGCAGAACAACGCGTTGAACGAGAAGATGGCGATTAACGCGATACAAAAGTCGTTGATGTTATTCGAGACTGCCGTAAATCCAACGTCTTCCACCATAACAATTCCTGGCACACCTCCAGCTTACTCCACCACG TTGGTTACCACACCCGTAACGACGAGCCATAGTTACCAACCACCGCCGATGTATCAACAACAGCCAAGGATGAGGTTGAACACTCAGCCAGGTGTCAGACAAACGACCACTCAATTCACGCAGCAGCAACAATTACAGTTACAACAACAACGTACAAAATTGatacaacaacaacagcaacaacaattgAAACAAAGGCTactgcaacaacaacagcaacaacagttACTTATTCCTTCCAATGCTACAGCTACGGACCAAATTACCACCGGCATTCATAATATTGATAACCTTCTGAACAATACTGTTGCACCAAACGTGTCGTTACAG CGGTCGAGTGTCCCAGATTCGCAAGTGTCTCCAGGTTATGGGGGATCCGTCCAGATGCCTTCCGGTCACCGACTTGCCCACTCGTACTCACATCCTTCAACGTTACCACAGCA CCCCATTGTAAACAATAATTTTAACAGTGGTCAACAAGTGTCCGCCGCAGCTCGACTGTCACCGCATTCTCCCGCTGGTATCTTATCGTTCACTCATCCACAGCCGTTGTCACCACGGGTGACGCAA GGCAACTATGGTAATACCCCGAGATTATTCAACGTTAACCAGGTGAGATCGCAGCAACAGCCCACCGTGCAGCAgcagctgcagcaacaacagAGATCGATGCCGTCGCCGGGTACTCCAGCGTCTGCACGACAATCTCCGTTTCCGGCGGAAACCTTTCCTCCACCCACCTCTCCTACAGCCAGCCAATTTCCACCCGGTCCTAATCCTGGCGCTCCGAATCCTTCTGCCCAATATCGGTTGCAACGGACCACGTCTACGCCTTCAGCTACGACTCAGTTGCCAG GTGGGGTCGGTTCGCCCCGGCACTACGGCGGAGTGAGTAAGGAACAACCTCTTCTTTCACCTAGTCATCCACATTCGGGTTGCAACCCGGCAACACCGACTCACAATCAACACAACGTAACGAATACCCAACAACACTTCTCCAACCAACAACATTCTTCTATGATATACCACACGACCGCCAATACTATCAACACAGCTGACATGCAGAACAATCAGTTCTGTTACGATCGGACGTCTGTTCCACTCTATTCGTCAGGGCCTGGGGACACGCAGGATGCCAGGCCTCTGCCTCCCG GAAATGCCAGCAGCACGTCCGAGTTCGTGAGGCAAGAATTGAGAGCGATCGTTGGCGCAAGaacgcaacaacaacaacaacaacaaaggGTACCTAACAACATTCAAAATAACCTTTCTGGTCAAGTATCTCAGGATGATCTTGATGCACTTGGTCTGACGTACGAGATGTCTCCTGCAG GTGAGGCTGTGGTTAGCGATGGCCCTGCAAAGAGCTGGGCCATTGGGAGTGCCGGAGGTGCCCCCTCGTCCTCCAGG ACTTCTATGGAGGAAGTGGCTCGAGGTGATCCAAAGGTGAACCAATCGTCGCTGTTACAGAAACTGTTGTCCGAGTGA
- the LOC117609063 gene encoding uncharacterized protein LOC117609063 isoform X1 yields the protein MSIAVAENAGPSPCELQDPLWVKMSAITGSITKKRKKSDAKPQSQINKCLNEKRRRNQENLFIDELAELISVTDMSSGKTDKRQILQRTVDQIRHIRQQEGSNSHAVQQGEVSSSNPNILSNDQVGPILLEALDGFLFVVNSEGRVEYVTDNITQYINYTKDDVLGKDIYNIIHHGDHNTFMPSLCPVSLGWTSEPQPQTRNRTFNCRFLVKPPDDKEETMEEKQQRVSKYEYLQICSALLPSNSDRLESGDVSSESSDIGPCVMCVARRIPPNEKPIGTPIEQFTVKLDTAGKIIAVDVSWLSPPYSNYLTTVGDLIGTTIKDVCHPHDLSKLTAHLNDTLQVGESTSGVYRLRVSPDKFLNIQTKSKLFKANVMNTHDTDFIMATNSIIGDNDLMPIEGGQLSNNKVCSGHSSNRCANNSNNNNGNNNNNVGGPLMSVAHLNGQVSGISGRGLAGTSSSSSASSHGGGVATSSNSIVFSAAESCNNPLPSLSTSNPFNHFSGNMDLEFELFPSSTWDLDSSSGWADRPESRASGPPNSRPPSQPAPTSPSPQGTFSSNSAVAPHCSPMRAFSPTSGNAAHTFSNSFPFSPLQESQTSSLTNSGASSVSANGAAALTPKRQDEGKTGCSAGNNQSAMDTSGNARNNSSNVAGTATTAGQQQTTVGVTATVVETQNSVVSTESGRLRNLLTKGASASEDSQDNTNNDSENQNKHRILKTLLNQQDEDDFHPEHNNKVRTSPSNMPKPSMDHSKSSLGNNMLLQLLNEKNDDEDEEARAGFKKRNELLQQLLKDQDDERKVQEQQCKSQNREEDPLLRSLGFRNTTPSPSQSGDNVGLGGSTQVGQKRPGEDGDLNIAVKRPMDGSHQVSSSGTSTNTTSKLWEKNKMLASLLAKQPPQPTTIPPIPASVISATPQDKLLRIGLKPQQPSQQSQSQSQQQQQQQQQQQQQQQQQQQQQQQQQQQPWTGGSMQSVGGNTITTTATSARTPLQSQSRQLPRQTTNTYLTHMLSQQQRPQMGQMDSEFTGSGEYRHTNADPTGWDNQSSDPDLSDILDQVIEFVPDEAIADSSAIANLLDAIEAPQNNALNEKMAINAIQKSLMLFETAVNPTSSTITIPGTPPAYSTTLVTTPVTTSHSYQPPPMYQQQPRMRLNTQPGVRQTTTQFTQQQQLQLQQQRTKLIQQQQQQQLKQRLLQQQQQQQLLIPSNATATDQITTGIHNIDNLLNNTVAPNVSLQRSSVPDSQVSPGYGGSVQMPSGHRLAHSYSHPSTLPQHPIVNNNFNSGQQVSAAARLSPHSPAGILSFTHPQPLSPRVTQGNYGNTPRLFNVNQVRSQQQPTVQQQLQQQQRSMPSPGTPASARQSPFPAETFPPPTSPTASQFPPGPNPGAPNPSAQYRLQRTTSTPSATTQLPGGVGSPRHYGGVSKEQPLLSPSHPHSGCNPATPTHNQHNVTNTQQHFSNQQHSSMIYHTTANTINTADMQNNQFCYDRTSVPLYSSGPGDTQDARPLPPGNPVNHQLGGNASSTSEFVRQELRAIVGARTQQQQQQQRVPNNIQNNLSGQVSQDDLDALGLTYEMSPAGEAVVSDGPAKSWAIGSAGGAPSSSRTSMEEVARGDPKVNQSSLLQKLLSE from the exons TAACAAGTGCCTTAACGAAAAAAGACGACGGAACCAGGAGAACCTGTTTATCGATGAGCTTGCCGAGCTGATTTCCGTCACGGACATGAGCTCTGGCAAGACTGACAAGCGCCAGATCCTTCAGAGAACCGTCGACCAG ATTCGGCACATTAGGCAACAGGAAGGCTCGAATAGTCATGCCGTTCAACAGGGGGAAGTGTCTTCATCGAATCCTAACATACTGTCCAACGATCAAGTTGGTCCTATTTTACTCGAG GCGTTAGATGGCTTTCTGTTTGTTGTAAATTCGGAGGGACGAGTGGAGTACGTAACGGATAACATAAcacaatatataaattatacgaAGGACGATGTGCTCGGCAaggatatttataatattattcatCATGGAGACCACAACACCTTCATGCCTAGCTTGTGCCCTGTGTCATTAG GCTGGACGAGCGAGCCGCAGCCCCAAACGAGGAATCGTACCTTCAATTGCCGCTTCTTGGTGAAGCCTCCTGATGATAAAGAAGAGACTATGGAAGAGAAGCAGCAACGAGTATCGAAATACGAGTATCTGCAGATCTGTTCAGCTCTTTTGCCAAGTAATAGCGATCGTCTGGAGAGCGGTGACGTATCATCCGAATCCTCGGACATCGGTCCTTGCGTAATGTGCGTGGCTCGCAGGATACCACCGAACGAGAAACCCATTGGTACCCCCATCGAGCAGTTCACTGTCAAGCTGGACACCGCGGGCAAGATTATCGCGGTTGATGTCAGCTGGCTGTCGCCCCCTTACTCCAACTACCTAACCACGGTAGGG GACCTGATTGGCACTACAATAAAGGATGTGTGCCACCCTCATGATCTCAGTAAGCTAACTGCACATTTGAACGATACGCTTCAAGTCGGTGAGAGTACCAGCGGTGTGTACCGGCTACGCGTTAGTCCTGATAAGTTCCTTAACATTCAAACAAAGTCAAAACTTTTCAAAGCAAATGTGATGAATACACACGATACCGACTTTATTATGGCCACCAATTCCATCATCGG GGACAATGACTTAATGCCTATCGAGGGTGGTCAGCTTTCCAACAACAAAGTGTGCTCTGGACACTCTAGTAACCGTTGTGcgaataatagtaataataataatggtaacaataacaataacgtgGGTGGCCCGCTGATGTCCGTGGCGCATCTGAACGGTCAAGTGAGTGGTATCAGTGGTCGGGGGTTGGCTggtacgtcgtcgtcgtcgtcagcGTCGTCGCATGGCGGCGGTGTTGCGACATCGTCGAACTCGATAGTGTTTAGCGCGGCCGAGTCTTGCAACAACCCCCTGCCGTCGCTAAGTACAAGTAATCCGTTCAACCACTTTTCGGGGAACATGGACTTGGAATTCGAGCTGTTCCCCAGTTCCACATGGGACTTGGATAGTAGCAGCGGGTGGGCAGATAGGCCCGAATCGAGAGCTAGCGGGCCACCAAATTCACGACCACCTTCCCAGCCAGCCCCGACATCTCCGAGTCCCCAGGGAACGTTCTCCTCTAATTCAGCGGTGGCGCCTCACTGCAGTCCCATGCGCGCGTTCAGCCCGACCTCAGGCAACGCAGCTCACACCTTCAGTAATTCGTTCCCCTTCAGTCCGCTTCAGGAATCACAGACGTCCTCCTTGACCAACAGCGGTGCTAGTAGTGTTAGTGCCAACGGGGCAGCTGCGCTTACCCCGAAACGTCAGGATGAAGGGAAGACTGGATGTTCGGCCGGCAACAACCAATCCGCCATGGATACAAGCGGGAACGCGAGAAACAACTCGAGCAACGTGGCCGGGACCGCTACCACCGCCGGTCAACAACAGACCACCGTCGGGGTGACCGCGACCGTTGTCGAAACTCAGAACAGTGTTGTGTCAACCGAGTCCGGTAGATTGAGAAACTTATTGACCAAGGGCGCTAGTGCTAGTGAGGACAGTCAGGACAATACGAATAACGATTCCGAGAACCAAAATAAGCATAGGATATTAAAGACCTTGTTGAATCAACAAGACGAGGACGATTTTCATCCGGAGCATAATAATAAAGTGCGAACCAGTCCTAGTAACATGCCGAAACCGAGCATGGACCATTCGAAATCTTCGCTTGGAAATAATATGCTGCTACAG TTATTAAATGAGAAAAACGATGACGAGGATGAAGAGGCTCGTGCCGGTTTCAAGAAACGGAACGAACTTTTGCAACAGCTCCTGAAAGACCAAGACGACGAGAGGAAAGTACAAGAGCAACAG TGCAAGTCACAGAATCGGGAAGAAGATCCTCTTTTGCGAAGTCTTGGCTTTCGGAACACCACGCCATCCCCGTCTCAATCGGGTGACAATGTTGGTCTCGGTGGTTCGACCCAGGTCGGTCAGAAGAGACCCGGCGAGGATGGCGATTTAAACATAGCTGTGAAACGTCCTATGGACGGTTCGCACCAGGTATCCTCATCGGGTACGTCCACCAACACGACCAGTAAACTCTGGGAGAAGAACAAAATGTTGGCTTCGTTGCTAGCTAAACAACCTCCTCAACCAACCACTATCCCACCAATACCTGCATCTGTGATATCGGCAACGCCACAG GATAAGCTGCTGCGCATAGGATTGAAGCCACAACAGCCGTCACAGCAGTCACAATCACAGtcgcaacagcagcaacagcaacagcagcaacaacaacagcagcaacaacaacagcagcaacaacaacaacagcaacagcagcaacccTGGACGGGTGGTAGCATGCAGTCGGTTGGTGGTAATACGATAACGACAACTGCAACTTCCGCGCGTACTCCTCTCCAAAGCCAGTCGAGACAACTACCTCGTCAAACAACCAATACCTACCTCACTCATATGCTAAGTCAg CAACAAAGACCCCAAATGGGTCAGATGGATTCGGAATTTACGGGCAGCGGGGAGTATCGTCATACAAATGCAGATCCAACCGGTTGGGACAATCAGTCATCAGATCCTGATCTTTCCGATATTTTGGATCAAGTGATCGAATTCGTACCAGACGAAGCTATCGCAG atTCGTCTGCGATAGCAAATCTCTTAGATGCGATCGAAGCACCGCAGAACAACGCGTTGAACGAGAAGATGGCGATTAACGCGATACAAAAGTCGTTGATGTTATTCGAGACTGCCGTAAATCCAACGTCTTCCACCATAACAATTCCTGGCACACCTCCAGCTTACTCCACCACG TTGGTTACCACACCCGTAACGACGAGCCATAGTTACCAACCACCGCCGATGTATCAACAACAGCCAAGGATGAGGTTGAACACTCAGCCAGGTGTCAGACAAACGACCACTCAATTCACGCAGCAGCAACAATTACAGTTACAACAACAACGTACAAAATTGatacaacaacaacagcaacaacaattgAAACAAAGGCTactgcaacaacaacagcaacaacagttACTTATTCCTTCCAATGCTACAGCTACGGACCAAATTACCACCGGCATTCATAATATTGATAACCTTCTGAACAATACTGTTGCACCAAACGTGTCGTTACAG CGGTCGAGTGTCCCAGATTCGCAAGTGTCTCCAGGTTATGGGGGATCCGTCCAGATGCCTTCCGGTCACCGACTTGCCCACTCGTACTCACATCCTTCAACGTTACCACAGCA CCCCATTGTAAACAATAATTTTAACAGTGGTCAACAAGTGTCCGCCGCAGCTCGACTGTCACCGCATTCTCCCGCTGGTATCTTATCGTTCACTCATCCACAGCCGTTGTCACCACGGGTGACGCAA GGCAACTATGGTAATACCCCGAGATTATTCAACGTTAACCAGGTGAGATCGCAGCAACAGCCCACCGTGCAGCAgcagctgcagcaacaacagAGATCGATGCCGTCGCCGGGTACTCCAGCGTCTGCACGACAATCTCCGTTTCCGGCGGAAACCTTTCCTCCACCCACCTCTCCTACAGCCAGCCAATTTCCACCCGGTCCTAATCCTGGCGCTCCGAATCCTTCTGCCCAATATCGGTTGCAACGGACCACGTCTACGCCTTCAGCTACGACTCAGTTGCCAG GTGGGGTCGGTTCGCCCCGGCACTACGGCGGAGTGAGTAAGGAACAACCTCTTCTTTCACCTAGTCATCCACATTCGGGTTGCAACCCGGCAACACCGACTCACAATCAACACAACGTAACGAATACCCAACAACACTTCTCCAACCAACAACATTCTTCTATGATATACCACACGACCGCCAATACTATCAACACAGCTGACATGCAGAACAATCAGTTCTGTTACGATCGGACGTCTGTTCCACTCTATTCGTCAGGGCCTGGGGACACGCAGGATGCCAGGCCTCTGCCTCCCGGTAATCCTGTCAATCACCAATTGGGTG GAAATGCCAGCAGCACGTCCGAGTTCGTGAGGCAAGAATTGAGAGCGATCGTTGGCGCAAGaacgcaacaacaacaacaacaacaaaggGTACCTAACAACATTCAAAATAACCTTTCTGGTCAAGTATCTCAGGATGATCTTGATGCACTTGGTCTGACGTACGAGATGTCTCCTGCAG GTGAGGCTGTGGTTAGCGATGGCCCTGCAAAGAGCTGGGCCATTGGGAGTGCCGGAGGTGCCCCCTCGTCCTCCAGG ACTTCTATGGAGGAAGTGGCTCGAGGTGATCCAAAGGTGAACCAATCGTCGCTGTTACAGAAACTGTTGTCCGAGTGA